The following coding sequences lie in one Cloeon dipterum chromosome 1, ieCloDipt1.1, whole genome shotgun sequence genomic window:
- the LOC135948407 gene encoding ATP-sensitive inward rectifier potassium channel 12-like isoform X1, with translation MPSLPVTLRLGGGTGRGVNMRLADPEMGGQAPWDSLLSGAPLKSLAEEPTTPEAADGKQPSPPPPSLQAVKVVPKAKPPMRRRHTFGETFNATLAPLLNPQKMQYNHVDTNGETTQPNLSPFRRLSRFSHRRFRRRVVFKGGDCNVTQTNVAKRRRRYLQDIFTTLVDAQWRWTLLVFALNFVLSWLAFALVWFTIAAAHGDLKPVEQRPNITCVSSMDSFTAAFLFSVETQHTIGYGARFISEECPEAIFVMCVQCIAGVMIQAFMVGIVFAKLSRPKKRTQTLLFSRNAVICQRDGQLCLIFRVGDMRRSHIIEAHVRAQLIKQRVTSEGEVIQFYQHELKVGGEGAEDDQIFFIWPTNIVHKIDESSPLFNMSAADMVKERFELVVILEGVVESTGMTTQARSSFLPSEILWGHRFQSMVDFKQDRGEYEVDYSKFNNTVEVETPLCSAKDLEELKKVIANNVVTEKKNRKISLPPIPAPVSQQEPLNLPGPESRI, from the exons CTGGGTGGCGGAACCGGGAGGGGCGTAAACATGAGGCTGGCAGACCCCGAGATGGGGGGCCAGGCCCCGTGGGACTCCCTGCTCAGCGGCGCGCCTTTGAAGTCGTTAGCGGAGGAGCCCACCACCCCCGAGGCCGCTGACGGGAAGCAgccctcgccgccgccgccgtcccTGCAGGCGGTCAAGGTGGTGCCCAAGGCGAAGCCCCCGATGCGGCGGCGACACACGTTTGGCGAAACCTTCAATGCCACCCTAGCGCCGCTGCTCAACCCCCAGAAGATGCAGTACAACCACGTGGACACCAACGGTGAAACTACGCAGCCAAATCTCTCACCCTTCAG ACGCCTTTCGCGCTTCAGCCATCGTCGTTTCCGACGCCGCGTCGTCTTCAAAGGCGGCGACTGCAACGTGACGCAGACGAACGTGGCCAAGCGTCGGCGCCGCTACCTGCAAGATATCTTCACAACGCTGGTCGACGCTCAGTGGCGCTGGACGCTGCTCGTGTTCGCCCTCAACTTCGTCCTCTCATGGCTGGCGTTCGCCCTGGTTTGGTTCACCATCGCGGCGGCACACGGCGACCTGAAGCCCGTGGAGCAGCGGCCGAACATCACCTGCGTCAGCAGCATGGACTCCTTCACCGCCGCTTTCCTCTTCAGCGTCGAAACGCAGCACACCATAGGATATGGTGCCAG ATTCATCTCGGAGGAGTGTCCCGAGGCCATCTTCGTGATGTGCGTGCAGTGCATCGCCGGCGTGATGATCCAGGCCTTCATGGTGGGCATCGTGTTCGCCAAGCTGTCCCGGCCAAAGAAGCGCACGCAGACGCTGCTTTTCAGCCGCAACGCGGTCATCTGCCAGCGGGACGGCCAGCTGTGCCTCATCTTCCGCGTGGGCGACATGCGGCGCTCGCACATCATCGAGGCCCACGTGCGGGCCCAGCTGATCAAGCAGCGGGTGACCAGCGAGGGCGAGGTCATCCAGTTCTATCAACACGAACTCAAGGTGGGCGGCGAGGGCGCCGAGGATGACCAGATCTTTTTCATCTGGCCGACCAACATCGTGCACAAGATCGACGAGAGCAGTCCGCTGTTCAACATGAGCGCCGCCGACATGGTCAAGGAGCGCTTCGAACTGGTCGTCATCCTCGAGGGCGTGGTCGAGAGCACCGGCATGACCACGCAGGCCAGGTCGTCATTCCTGCCATCAGAGATCCTCTGGGGACACCGCTTCCAGTCCATGGTCGACTTCAAGCAGGACAGAGGCGAGTACGAGGTTGACTACAGCAAGTTCAACAACACCGTCGAGGTGGAGACGCCGTTGTGCAGCGCCAAGGACCTCGAAGAGCTCAAGAAGGTCATCGCCAACAATGTTG TTACGGAAAAGAAGAACCGGAAAATTAGCCTGCCACCCATTCCCGCACCGGTCAGCCAGCAGGAGCCGCTCAACCTTCCCGGGCCTGAGTCTCGCATCTAG
- the LOC135948407 gene encoding ATP-sensitive inward rectifier potassium channel 12-like isoform X2, giving the protein MRLADPEMGGQAPWDSLLSGAPLKSLAEEPTTPEAADGKQPSPPPPSLQAVKVVPKAKPPMRRRHTFGETFNATLAPLLNPQKMQYNHVDTNGETTQPNLSPFRRLSRFSHRRFRRRVVFKGGDCNVTQTNVAKRRRRYLQDIFTTLVDAQWRWTLLVFALNFVLSWLAFALVWFTIAAAHGDLKPVEQRPNITCVSSMDSFTAAFLFSVETQHTIGYGARFISEECPEAIFVMCVQCIAGVMIQAFMVGIVFAKLSRPKKRTQTLLFSRNAVICQRDGQLCLIFRVGDMRRSHIIEAHVRAQLIKQRVTSEGEVIQFYQHELKVGGEGAEDDQIFFIWPTNIVHKIDESSPLFNMSAADMVKERFELVVILEGVVESTGMTTQARSSFLPSEILWGHRFQSMVDFKQDRGEYEVDYSKFNNTVEVETPLCSAKDLEELKKVIANNVVTEKKNRKISLPPIPAPVSQQEPLNLPGPESRI; this is encoded by the exons ATGAGGCTGGCAGACCCCGAGATGGGGGGCCAGGCCCCGTGGGACTCCCTGCTCAGCGGCGCGCCTTTGAAGTCGTTAGCGGAGGAGCCCACCACCCCCGAGGCCGCTGACGGGAAGCAgccctcgccgccgccgccgtcccTGCAGGCGGTCAAGGTGGTGCCCAAGGCGAAGCCCCCGATGCGGCGGCGACACACGTTTGGCGAAACCTTCAATGCCACCCTAGCGCCGCTGCTCAACCCCCAGAAGATGCAGTACAACCACGTGGACACCAACGGTGAAACTACGCAGCCAAATCTCTCACCCTTCAG ACGCCTTTCGCGCTTCAGCCATCGTCGTTTCCGACGCCGCGTCGTCTTCAAAGGCGGCGACTGCAACGTGACGCAGACGAACGTGGCCAAGCGTCGGCGCCGCTACCTGCAAGATATCTTCACAACGCTGGTCGACGCTCAGTGGCGCTGGACGCTGCTCGTGTTCGCCCTCAACTTCGTCCTCTCATGGCTGGCGTTCGCCCTGGTTTGGTTCACCATCGCGGCGGCACACGGCGACCTGAAGCCCGTGGAGCAGCGGCCGAACATCACCTGCGTCAGCAGCATGGACTCCTTCACCGCCGCTTTCCTCTTCAGCGTCGAAACGCAGCACACCATAGGATATGGTGCCAG ATTCATCTCGGAGGAGTGTCCCGAGGCCATCTTCGTGATGTGCGTGCAGTGCATCGCCGGCGTGATGATCCAGGCCTTCATGGTGGGCATCGTGTTCGCCAAGCTGTCCCGGCCAAAGAAGCGCACGCAGACGCTGCTTTTCAGCCGCAACGCGGTCATCTGCCAGCGGGACGGCCAGCTGTGCCTCATCTTCCGCGTGGGCGACATGCGGCGCTCGCACATCATCGAGGCCCACGTGCGGGCCCAGCTGATCAAGCAGCGGGTGACCAGCGAGGGCGAGGTCATCCAGTTCTATCAACACGAACTCAAGGTGGGCGGCGAGGGCGCCGAGGATGACCAGATCTTTTTCATCTGGCCGACCAACATCGTGCACAAGATCGACGAGAGCAGTCCGCTGTTCAACATGAGCGCCGCCGACATGGTCAAGGAGCGCTTCGAACTGGTCGTCATCCTCGAGGGCGTGGTCGAGAGCACCGGCATGACCACGCAGGCCAGGTCGTCATTCCTGCCATCAGAGATCCTCTGGGGACACCGCTTCCAGTCCATGGTCGACTTCAAGCAGGACAGAGGCGAGTACGAGGTTGACTACAGCAAGTTCAACAACACCGTCGAGGTGGAGACGCCGTTGTGCAGCGCCAAGGACCTCGAAGAGCTCAAGAAGGTCATCGCCAACAATGTTG TTACGGAAAAGAAGAACCGGAAAATTAGCCTGCCACCCATTCCCGCACCGGTCAGCCAGCAGGAGCCGCTCAACCTTCCCGGGCCTGAGTCTCGCATCTAG